TTGGAATATTATTTTAACTGCATATGAGTAAGGTGATTATTCAGTATAATGTTTGATATATCCTTCAATGTGCACGTTTTTTAAGTTATCTTTAATcaataaatgaatacattttgtTTGAATGTTTGTTTCAGATGTCCCCAGTATATTTAGTGGGGAACAGATTGGCATGCTGGACCCTCACCAGACGCTGTTTGGTGCCCATGAGTCTGGGCAGTGTTGGAACCTGAAGACAGATATGAAGGAGATCACAGAGCTCACCGACCAGTTTGCGCCCTTCATCGGCTTATTTGGAAACTCCGGTAAACCCATCGAGGACGGCAGTTTTTCTGGAACTATGTTCCGCTTCCCCCTCCGCATTAAGCCCTCCCAGCTGAGCGCCAACATCTACAACAAAGAGAAGGTGCTGGAGCTTTTCGAGTCTTTCAAAGCCGACGCTGACACGGTGCTTCTCTTCCTCAAGAACGTTCAGAAGGTCTCCCTGCATGTGCGTGAGTCAGACGGTACAGAACGCATGCTTTTCCAGGTGACAGCAGGAGAGAACCCAGAAGACAAGCTAGAGCGTCCTAACTCTCTAAAGACTCTGGGACTGGCCACAGACAGCTACAGCAATGGAGTGCCCAGCAGTACTGTCATGTGTGCCACCTACCAGGTCAACATTGAGACCCAGGACGAGACAGCCAAGGAGATCCAGAGGACCACCTGGCTTGTGTGTAATGGAGTGGGGGGCCGGGGCTTGTGCAGTGACCTGGACTCCCTGGCAGATGACCTGAAGTTCATCCCCACCATCGGCATCGCCCTGCCTCTCACCCGCATCGACGAGGACAAGGGGGCCACGTCTTGTTTCTCGGGGCGAGCCTTCTGCTTCCTGCCTCTCCCCCCTGGAGAGGAGAGCCTGACGGGGCTGCCGGTCCATGTCAGTGGCTTCTTTGGCCTCACAGACAATCGCAGAAGCATCAAATGGCGGGAGGTGGACCAGTGGAGGGACCCTGCAGCGCTCTGGAACGAACTCCTCATCGTCACCATCATCCCCAGGGCCTACTTCACACTCATCATGGAGGCCATCAAGAGGATCCAAACCAAGAAGGACCAAgacttccccctctcccccagagGTGCATATGGGGCCTGGCCAGACCCCAACCATATCAAGCCTCGCTGGAAGCCCATACTGGAGCCTCTGTTTCATGACTTGCTACAGCAGCAGGTCGTCTACTCTCTCACTAACAGCTGGATCCAGGTGGACGAGGCTGTGTTTTCGGAGCTGGACACGGATGTGCACATCACAGAGATGGTTATCAGCTACCTCCAAAGCTCAGGGATGCAGGTGGCCAGGGTGCCTGCC
This is a stretch of genomic DNA from Salvelinus sp. IW2-2015 unplaced genomic scaffold, ASM291031v2 Un_scaffold9128, whole genome shotgun sequence. It encodes these proteins:
- the LOC112079701 gene encoding sacsin-like, whose amino-acid sequence is RFGQTTPPLVEFLKDILRRYPEGGQILKELIQNAEDAGATEVKFLYDETEYGVESLWSHDMAQYQGTALYVYNDAVFTTEDWNGIQEIARSRKREDPLKVGRFGIGFNSVYHITDVPSIFSGEQIGMLDPHQTLFGAHESGQCWNLKTDMKEITELTDQFAPFIGLFGNSGKPIEDGSFSGTMFRFPLRIKPSQLSANIYNKEKVLELFESFKADADTVLLFLKNVQKVSLHVRESDGTERMLFQVTAGENPEDKLERPNSLKTLGLATDSYSNGVPSSTVMCATYQVNIETQDETAKEIQRTTWLVCNGVGGRGLCSDLDSLADDLKFIPTIGIALPLTRIDEDKGATSCFSGRAFCFLPLPPGEESLTGLPVHVSGFFGLTDNRRSIKWREVDQWRDPAALWNELLIVTIIPRAYFTLIMEAIKRIQTKKDQDFPLSPRGAYGAWPDPNHIKPRWKPILEPLFHDLLQQQVVYSLTNSWIQVDEAVFSELDTDVHITEMVISYLQSSGMQVARVPAAVDTVLDTYITGPASVKKVTPHLVRQVIRKAKHKGTSQEKLLLLEFVLSDKGYSDLIGLELLPLQDETFAAFSSSVSDKDAVYIASEEYPRSLYPGLEGRFILEGIKPSVMSSLKDAAKSRGKPPTHMSGVCQSSEEPP